In the Vicinamibacterales bacterium genome, one interval contains:
- the coaE gene encoding dephospho-CoA kinase (Dephospho-CoA kinase (CoaE) performs the final step in coenzyme A biosynthesis.), which produces MAIRKIALTGGIATGKTYVSDRLRAAGVPIVDADVLAREVVALGTPALSAVRQRFGPDVIRRDGTMDRVRVGQIIFKDKRARQDLEAIIHPAVQKAIDKYFAALPKKTPCAVADIPLLFETGREKQFESVIVVACPRAMQLQRVMERNKLSKEDADRRLAAQWPIEKKVEKATFVIKTDGTFDETDAQIQALIVKLTAGKSRA; this is translated from the coding sequence ATGGCGATCCGAAAGATTGCGCTCACCGGTGGGATTGCCACCGGCAAGACTTACGTGTCCGACCGGCTGCGCGCCGCCGGTGTACCGATTGTCGATGCCGATGTGCTCGCCCGCGAGGTGGTGGCGCTCGGGACGCCCGCGCTGTCCGCGGTCAGGCAGCGGTTCGGCCCTGATGTGATCCGCCGCGACGGCACCATGGACCGCGTCCGGGTCGGGCAGATCATCTTCAAGGACAAGCGGGCCCGCCAGGATCTCGAGGCCATCATCCACCCGGCCGTTCAGAAGGCCATCGACAAGTATTTCGCCGCGCTCCCCAAGAAGACCCCGTGCGCCGTCGCCGACATCCCGTTGCTGTTTGAGACCGGCCGCGAGAAGCAGTTTGAGTCGGTCATCGTCGTCGCGTGCCCGCGGGCGATGCAACTCCAGCGCGTGATGGAGCGCAACAAGCTGAGCAAGGAAGACGCCGACCGCCGCCTGGCGGCGCAGTGGCCGATTGAGAAGAAGGTGGAAAAAGCCACCTTCGTGATCAAGACCGATGGCACCTTCGACGAGACCGACGCGCAGATTCAGGCGCTGATCGTCAAGCTTACGGCCGGGAAATCAAGAGCGTAA
- a CDS encoding Xaa-Pro peptidase family protein — MHVAPAEQHRARHARLRDSLRAHSLDALLVTSLPNIAYLTGLFASTAALVVGQDELRLFVDGRYLGPATDRRDDLGNLDLTLVPAAGSFEEALAASISRYGAGRVGFEGDHMTFRQHADLAARTAPGGLQATDGLIESLRVVKDSWEAGRLRDAGGRLSEAAKCIIPNALAGMRERDVASAIEVELRRVGFDKPAFDTIVASGPNSAFPHYRSGDRRLEAGDFVVLDFGGMLDGYAVDLSRTIVIGPASERARGLLNDVAAAQQAAFEAVRIGRPASEVDAAARQVLERAGLGEAFSHGTGHGLGLEVHERPRVGRRRAGLPVEPLEAGMVFTLEPGAYIPGWGGVRIEDDVVVTTGGAEWLTDVPRLM; from the coding sequence ATGCACGTCGCCCCCGCCGAACAACACCGGGCTCGGCACGCCCGGCTGCGCGATAGCCTCCGCGCCCATTCCCTGGACGCGTTGCTCGTCACGTCCCTCCCTAACATCGCCTACCTCACCGGCCTGTTCGCCTCGACCGCCGCGCTGGTCGTGGGGCAGGACGAATTGCGGTTGTTCGTGGATGGGCGCTACCTGGGCCCGGCCACGGATCGACGGGACGACCTCGGCAATCTGGACCTGACGCTGGTGCCGGCGGCCGGCAGTTTTGAGGAGGCCCTGGCCGCCTCGATCAGCCGCTACGGCGCCGGCCGGGTCGGCTTCGAGGGCGACCACATGACGTTCCGGCAACATGCCGACCTGGCGGCGCGGACCGCCCCCGGGGGGCTGCAAGCGACCGACGGACTGATCGAAAGCCTGCGGGTGGTGAAGGATTCCTGGGAGGCCGGGCGCCTCCGGGACGCCGGCGGAAGACTCTCGGAAGCCGCTAAGTGTATAATCCCAAATGCGTTAGCGGGAATGCGCGAGCGCGACGTCGCCTCCGCCATCGAGGTGGAACTGCGGCGGGTCGGGTTCGACAAGCCCGCGTTTGATACCATCGTCGCGTCCGGGCCGAACTCAGCCTTTCCCCATTACCGGAGCGGCGACCGTCGGCTCGAAGCGGGCGACTTCGTGGTGCTGGATTTCGGCGGCATGCTCGACGGGTATGCTGTGGACCTGTCACGGACGATCGTGATCGGGCCGGCCTCGGAGAGGGCACGAGGACTTTTGAACGACGTGGCAGCGGCGCAGCAGGCGGCCTTCGAGGCCGTTCGCATTGGACGCCCGGCCAGCGAAGTAGACGCCGCCGCCCGGCAGGTGCTGGAGCGGGCGGGACTGGGCGAGGCCTTCAGCCACGGCACCGGTCACGGCCTTGGCCTCGAGGTGCACGAACGCCCTCGGGTGGGACGCCGGCGAGCCGGGCTCCCGGTGGAGCCGCTCGAGGCAGGAATGGTTTTCACGCTGGAACCCGGCGCCTACATTCCGGGCTGGGGCGGCGTGCGAATCGAAGATGACGTCGTGGTGACGACGGGCGGCGCCGAGTGGCTGACCGACGTGCCGCGGCTGATGTGA
- a CDS encoding tetratricopeptide repeat protein, giving the protein MAADNPRILDLRRRVQADPASIAFAQLAEECRRAGAADEAIGICRAGLAHHPGYLSARVTLGRALLEVGQLDDAAVELATVVQQAPTNLPAIRGLAEIHQQRGDMAQALAHYQRALQLAQFDPDLEDSVERLSQQVAPAPVLVPPSPVKVEDLFDFEALLKRLGDTEPLPGPAAPPPPEFVVPSQIEAVDLAHHAQDTFAEVERELRERAEQRAAEERARTAQRAAEEAERTEQRAAEEKAARAHRAARRQTAVILELDHWLTAIVADRRQHDRA; this is encoded by the coding sequence GTGGCCGCCGACAATCCACGAATCCTCGACCTTCGACGCCGGGTCCAAGCCGACCCGGCGTCGATTGCTTTTGCGCAGCTGGCGGAAGAGTGCCGTCGCGCCGGTGCCGCCGATGAAGCCATTGGCATCTGCCGGGCTGGCCTCGCCCATCATCCCGGCTACCTCTCCGCGCGCGTAACCCTGGGCCGGGCCCTGCTCGAAGTGGGGCAGTTGGACGACGCCGCGGTGGAACTCGCGACCGTCGTGCAGCAGGCGCCCACCAACCTGCCGGCGATTCGCGGCCTCGCGGAAATCCATCAGCAGCGCGGGGACATGGCCCAGGCGCTGGCGCATTACCAGCGCGCTCTGCAACTGGCCCAGTTCGACCCCGACCTCGAAGATTCCGTCGAACGGCTCTCCCAACAGGTGGCGCCCGCGCCGGTGCTGGTGCCGCCGTCGCCCGTAAAGGTCGAAGACCTCTTCGACTTCGAGGCCCTGCTGAAGCGACTGGGCGACACCGAGCCGCTCCCGGGTCCGGCGGCTCCGCCCCCACCCGAATTCGTGGTCCCCAGCCAAATCGAGGCCGTGGACCTCGCCCATCACGCGCAGGACACCTTCGCCGAAGTCGAGCGGGAGCTCAGGGAACGAGCGGAACAACGCGCCGCGGAAGAACGAGCGCGCACGGCACAACGCGCCGCGGAAGAAGCGGAACGCACGGAACAGCGCGCCGCGGAGGAGAAGGCCGCCAGGGCGCACCGTGCCGCGCGACGGCAGACGGCCGTCATCCTGGAACTTGACCACTGGCTGACGGCGATCGTCGCCGACCGCCGGCAGCACGACCGGGCCTGA
- a CDS encoding PKD domain-containing protein has translation MRTSFVTATGALALTLLAGCTVKDVEPPSLAGPSTMATSINLLAQPDSILQDNSTSRITATVKGPDGRPISGLDLRAQMFVDGVAIDFGTLAPKSLRTGSDGTAVFVYTSPARPAESVGTGTRVTIAISPVGGDFRGEVSHEVDINVIPPGVILPPNGAPVAAFVVTPTPVTTNVALNFDASTSTDEGVACGARCTYSWVFGDGTSGAGINTTHTYRSAGTFNVVLSVADARGLTGTSSQALAVAAAAPPTAVMRISPTPAGVNQDVFFTAEESQPAAGTGRKIVNYGWNFGDGTSSSGISVAHRFSGIGTYQIALTVTDEIGSVGQAAQSLVVGAAGSAPTAVLTFLPATPRAGQTVAFDASASLPGTGATIVSYKFNYGDGTEETVTRSSQTHTYGGSGTVVASVTVTDSLGRTATKSVSVIVSP, from the coding sequence ATGCGAACTTCATTCGTCACCGCAACGGGCGCCCTCGCCCTCACGCTGCTCGCCGGCTGCACCGTCAAGGACGTGGAGCCGCCCAGCCTGGCGGGCCCGTCCACGATGGCCACGTCCATCAACCTGCTGGCGCAGCCGGACAGCATCCTGCAGGACAACTCGACGTCAAGGATCACGGCGACGGTCAAGGGTCCCGACGGCAGGCCGATATCGGGATTGGATCTGCGCGCGCAAATGTTCGTCGATGGAGTCGCGATCGACTTTGGCACTTTGGCACCGAAGAGCCTCAGGACCGGCAGCGACGGCACGGCCGTATTCGTCTACACCTCGCCGGCCCGGCCGGCGGAGTCCGTCGGCACCGGCACGAGGGTCACAATCGCGATCAGTCCCGTCGGCGGCGACTTCCGTGGCGAGGTTAGCCATGAGGTGGACATCAACGTGATCCCTCCGGGGGTCATCCTTCCCCCGAACGGCGCCCCAGTTGCGGCCTTCGTCGTGACGCCCACGCCGGTCACGACCAACGTGGCGTTGAACTTTGATGCCTCAACCAGCACCGATGAAGGGGTCGCCTGCGGCGCCCGGTGCACCTATTCGTGGGTCTTCGGTGACGGCACCAGTGGCGCCGGTATCAACACAACCCATACCTATCGTTCCGCCGGCACGTTCAACGTTGTCCTGTCGGTTGCTGATGCGCGCGGCTTGACGGGAACCTCAAGCCAGGCGCTGGCCGTGGCTGCCGCCGCCCCGCCGACGGCGGTGATGCGCATCTCACCGACGCCTGCCGGGGTTAACCAGGACGTCTTCTTCACGGCTGAAGAGTCTCAGCCGGCTGCCGGAACCGGACGGAAGATTGTCAACTACGGATGGAATTTCGGGGATGGAACCTCGTCGAGTGGAATCTCTGTGGCGCATCGGTTCAGTGGCATCGGGACCTATCAGATCGCACTGACGGTCACCGACGAGATCGGCTCAGTCGGCCAGGCGGCCCAATCGCTGGTTGTCGGTGCGGCCGGCTCGGCGCCGACGGCGGTGCTGACCTTCCTGCCCGCCACACCACGCGCCGGCCAGACGGTCGCATTCGACGCCAGCGCGAGCTTGCCCGGCACCGGCGCCACGATCGTGAGCTACAAGTTCAACTACGGCGACGGCACGGAGGAAACGGTGACGCGCTCGAGCCAGACGCACACCTACGGAGGCAGCGGTACGGTTGTGGCCAGCGTGACGGTGACAGACAGCCTTGGTCGAACCGCGACAAAATCGGTGTCCGTCATAGTTTCACCGTAA
- a CDS encoding amino acid permease, which yields MDSNLFKTKSIEQLVGDVEHGGKALRRSLGAWDLTLLGIGAIIGTGIFVLTGTAAANQAGPAITLSYLAAGLACAFAALCYAEFASMIPIAGSAYTYAYATLGELVAWMIGWDLILEYAVGSMTVAIGWSGYMQRLLAGFGIELPLAIAAAPPLGIINLPAVIIVLLIMVLLVVGIRESARFNAVMVAIKLVAVLFFLAAGATYVEPANWQPYAPYGWPGIMAAAAVVFFAYIGFDAVSTTAEEAKNPTRDLPIGIIASLVVCTVLYLAVGAVLTGIVPVVHYRALAEALPGVAMVDAAESMRFLNAPVAYALSIIGQDWAAGLVSAGAVAGITSVMLVMLMSQPRIFFAMSRDRLLPPAVSKVHPRFGTPYITTIITCVIVAIVAGLTQIQVVGEMTSIGTLFAFVVVCAAVLVLRVKRPDAKRSFKVPFGPIFPVLGILSCSYLMLSLPILTWVRFLVWLDIGMVIYWFYGRTHSPLVNASESAKRTPMQSLANFVNTLGLLLIFNAACIAVLGYMTEFGITNETTAKWAEIGVTAEQADTFGLQFLVVAAAVWAVGFGLTKASGEKG from the coding sequence ATGGATTCGAATCTGTTCAAGACGAAGTCGATCGAGCAACTCGTCGGCGACGTCGAACACGGCGGCAAGGCGCTCAGGCGCAGCCTCGGAGCATGGGATCTCACGCTGCTCGGTATTGGCGCAATCATCGGCACCGGCATCTTCGTGCTGACCGGAACGGCGGCGGCTAACCAGGCCGGACCGGCCATTACGCTGTCGTACCTGGCCGCCGGCCTGGCCTGCGCGTTCGCGGCCCTGTGCTACGCCGAATTCGCCTCGATGATTCCGATCGCCGGCAGCGCCTACACCTACGCCTACGCCACGCTGGGTGAGCTGGTCGCCTGGATGATCGGCTGGGACTTGATTCTCGAGTACGCCGTCGGCTCGATGACCGTGGCCATCGGCTGGAGCGGCTACATGCAGCGGCTGCTCGCGGGCTTCGGGATTGAGCTGCCCCTGGCGATTGCCGCGGCGCCCCCCCTGGGCATCATCAACCTGCCGGCCGTGATCATCGTGCTGCTCATCATGGTGCTGCTCGTGGTCGGCATTCGTGAATCGGCGCGCTTCAATGCCGTCATGGTGGCCATCAAGCTGGTCGCGGTGCTGTTCTTCCTGGCGGCGGGCGCGACTTACGTCGAGCCGGCCAACTGGCAGCCGTACGCGCCGTATGGCTGGCCGGGCATCATGGCCGCGGCGGCCGTGGTGTTCTTCGCCTACATCGGCTTCGACGCGGTCTCGACGACCGCCGAAGAAGCCAAGAACCCGACGCGGGACCTGCCGATTGGCATCATCGCGTCGCTGGTCGTCTGCACCGTGCTGTATCTGGCCGTTGGCGCGGTACTGACCGGCATCGTCCCGGTGGTCCATTACCGGGCCCTGGCCGAGGCGCTGCCTGGTGTGGCGATGGTGGATGCGGCCGAGTCCATGCGGTTCCTGAACGCGCCGGTCGCCTACGCCCTGAGCATCATCGGGCAAGACTGGGCGGCAGGCCTCGTCTCGGCCGGCGCCGTCGCCGGCATCACGTCGGTCATGCTGGTGATGCTCATGAGCCAGCCCCGCATCTTCTTCGCGATGAGCCGCGACCGCCTGCTGCCGCCGGCTGTCAGCAAGGTTCACCCCCGCTTCGGCACGCCCTACATCACGACCATCATCACCTGCGTCATCGTCGCAATTGTCGCCGGCCTGACGCAGATCCAGGTCGTCGGCGAGATGACCAGCATCGGCACGTTGTTCGCGTTCGTGGTGGTCTGTGCCGCCGTGCTGGTGCTGCGCGTGAAGCGGCCCGACGCCAAGCGCTCCTTCAAGGTGCCGTTCGGCCCGATCTTCCCGGTCCTGGGCATCCTGTCGTGCTCGTACCTGATGCTCAGCCTGCCGATCCTCACCTGGGTCCGCTTCCTGGTGTGGCTGGACATCGGCATGGTGATTTACTGGTTCTACGGCCGCACGCACAGTCCGCTGGTGAATGCCTCGGAATCGGCCAAGCGGACGCCCATGCAGTCGCTGGCGAACTTCGTCAACACCCTGGGCCTGTTGCTGATCTTCAATGCCGCATGCATCGCCGTGCTCGGCTACATGACGGAATTCGGCATCACCAACGAGACCACGGCGAAATGGGCCGAGATTGGCGTGACCGCCGAACAGGCCGACACCTTCGGCCTGCAGTTCCTGGTCGTGGCGGCAGCGGTATGGGCCGTCGGCTTTGGCCTGACCAAGGCCTCCGGAGAAAAGGGCTAG
- the accB gene encoding acetyl-CoA carboxylase biotin carboxyl carrier protein: protein MTLDEIKQLIEFIKANELSEFELEHDGVKIRIKSGTSHHVVAVPHVAAPAPVMAPVAAPAPPTAAAAEEAGGELAIVKSPIVGTFYRAAEPGAKAFASVGDVVRKGQVLCIIEAMKLMNEIDSEYDGEITSVYVENGQAVQYGERLFAIRPTT from the coding sequence ATGACACTGGACGAGATCAAGCAGCTCATCGAATTCATCAAGGCGAACGAGCTGAGCGAGTTCGAGCTGGAACATGACGGCGTCAAGATCCGCATCAAGAGCGGGACGAGCCACCACGTGGTCGCCGTGCCGCATGTTGCGGCCCCCGCGCCGGTGATGGCGCCGGTGGCGGCCCCCGCGCCGCCGACGGCCGCCGCCGCCGAGGAAGCGGGCGGGGAGTTGGCGATTGTGAAGTCGCCAATCGTTGGCACGTTCTATCGCGCCGCCGAGCCGGGCGCCAAGGCGTTCGCTTCGGTGGGCGACGTGGTCCGCAAGGGCCAGGTGCTCTGCATCATCGAAGCCATGAAGCTGATGAACGAGATCGACTCCGAATACGACGGCGAGATCACGAGCGTCTACGTGGAGAACGGCCAGGCCGTGCAATACGGCGAGCGCCTGTTCGCGATTCGTCCTACTACCTAA
- the thiE gene encoding thiamine phosphate synthase, producing MPPSPRPPSSPRPLSPPRLYAIVDVEACARAGKAPVAVARAFFSAGVRLVQLRAKTWESGAFLDLAHAVVADANAAGATVVINDRADIAAISGAHGLHVGQDDLTPRDARTVVGPASWLGLSTHTESQWTAALDEPVSYIAIGPAFGTGTKATGYDAVGLDTVRRVALAAAARGIPVVAIGGITLDRAAAVIASGAASVAVISDLLKGDPEARAREFIQALR from the coding sequence TTGCCGCCAAGCCCAAGGCCACCAAGCTCGCCGAGACCGCTTAGCCCGCCGCGCCTCTACGCCATCGTGGACGTCGAGGCGTGCGCCCGGGCGGGGAAGGCGCCCGTGGCCGTGGCCCGCGCGTTCTTCTCGGCCGGCGTCAGGCTGGTGCAGTTGCGCGCCAAGACCTGGGAGAGCGGCGCCTTTCTCGACCTGGCCCATGCCGTGGTGGCCGACGCGAACGCCGCGGGCGCGACCGTGGTCATCAACGACCGGGCCGACATCGCCGCCATCTCCGGCGCGCACGGCCTCCACGTCGGCCAGGACGACCTCACACCGCGGGACGCGCGGACGGTGGTGGGGCCGGCGTCATGGCTTGGTCTTTCCACACACACTGAATCCCAGTGGACGGCGGCGCTCGACGAGCCAGTGTCGTACATTGCGATTGGGCCGGCCTTCGGCACCGGCACCAAGGCAACTGGCTACGACGCCGTGGGGCTCGACACCGTGCGCCGGGTGGCGCTCGCCGCGGCCGCCAGAGGCATCCCGGTCGTCGCCATCGGTGGGATCACGCTTGACCGCGCGGCCGCGGTCATTGCCAGCGGAGCCGCGTCTGTGGCGGTGATCAGCGATCTGCTGAAGGGCGATCCGGAAGCACGCGCCCGCGAATTCATTCAGGCTTTAAGGTAA
- a CDS encoding bifunctional 5,10-methylenetetrahydrofolate dehydrogenase/5,10-methenyltetrahydrofolate cyclohydrolase, giving the protein MGRRLWPDQGLRRKGLDLAARRLDGAACAGRIRDEIAPRVAAFVQRHGRSPGLAVVLAGQNPASEIYVRNKLKTVAAVGCRAELFRLDAAAPLADALALVRKLNDDESIDGILVQSPLPEGMGADGEQQVFDTIDPAKDVDGFHPYNVGLLVQKRPTLVACTPLGCIELIEREGIPLRGRHAVVIGRSDIVGKPMALLLLHRDATVTVCHSRTVDLPAVARTADILVAAIGRPAFVTRDYVKPGATIIDVGINTLTDEAEVFRCFAEGSRKRAQFAEKGSVLVGDVHPEVEEVAGAFTPVPGGVGPLTIAMVLRNTVTAAELRKDGGRPS; this is encoded by the coding sequence ATGGGCCGTCGGCTTTGGCCTGACCAAGGCCTCCGGAGAAAAGGGCTAGATCTGGCGGCACGACGGCTAGACGGCGCTGCCTGCGCCGGACGTATTCGTGACGAAATTGCGCCGCGTGTCGCCGCGTTTGTCCAACGCCATGGCCGGTCCCCGGGACTGGCCGTGGTGCTGGCCGGCCAGAATCCTGCCTCCGAGATCTACGTCCGCAACAAGTTGAAGACCGTGGCCGCCGTGGGCTGCCGGGCCGAGCTGTTCCGCCTCGACGCCGCGGCGCCCCTCGCTGACGCCCTCGCCCTCGTCCGCAAGTTGAATGACGACGAGAGCATTGACGGGATCCTGGTGCAGTCGCCGCTCCCCGAGGGGATGGGTGCGGATGGCGAGCAGCAGGTGTTCGACACCATTGACCCCGCCAAGGACGTGGACGGGTTCCACCCCTATAACGTGGGCCTGCTGGTCCAGAAGCGGCCGACCCTCGTGGCCTGCACCCCCCTCGGCTGCATCGAATTGATCGAGCGGGAAGGCATTCCCCTCAGGGGGCGCCACGCCGTGGTCATTGGCCGCAGCGACATCGTCGGCAAGCCGATGGCGTTGTTGCTCCTGCACCGGGACGCGACCGTGACGGTGTGCCATTCCCGGACCGTGGACCTGCCGGCGGTGGCCCGGACCGCCGACATCCTGGTGGCGGCCATCGGCCGCCCGGCCTTCGTGACCCGTGACTACGTCAAGCCCGGAGCGACTATCATTGATGTGGGCATCAACACGCTGACCGACGAGGCCGAGGTGTTTCGCTGCTTTGCCGAAGGCAGCCGGAAGCGCGCCCAATTCGCCGAGAAGGGCAGCGTGCTCGTCGGCGATGTGCATCCCGAGGTGGAAGAGGTCGCCGGCGCATTCACACCCGTGCCCGGCGGAGTAGGCCCGCTGACCATCGCGATGGTCCTGCGGAACACGGTGACTGCAGCGGAGCTGCGGAAGGATGGGGGGCGGCCGAGCTAG
- the accC gene encoding acetyl-CoA carboxylase biotin carboxylase subunit, producing MFKKILVANRGEIALRVIFACRELGIKTVAVYSEADENSLHVRFADEDICIGPARSSDSYLNVPAIISAAEITGADALHPGYGFLSESAYLAEVCEACHIRFIGPDPSVIRLLGDKAKARRAMKKAGVPMLPGSDGPVESEERAIKIAQQIGYPVIIKAVAGGGGRGMRIVKNPGELPHAFKTAQREAESAFGVGDVYIEKYLDSPRHIEFQILGDHHGNVVHLGERECSIQRRHQKLLEESPSVAVSEKVRRKMGAVVVDAARAVQYTNAGTFEFLMDEKGNFFFMEVNTRVQVEHPVTEMVTGIDIVKEQIRIAAGARLGFKQSEVTFTGHAMECRINAEDPETFVPSPGMIHAFSVPGGPGVRVDTAAHSECLISPYYDSMVAKVIVHGRDRQEAIARMKRTLEMSVVEGIRTTIPLHLKILSDPDFIAGRLSTHFMERFAAKPKATKLAETA from the coding sequence ATGTTTAAGAAGATCCTCGTCGCCAATCGTGGAGAAATCGCGCTGCGCGTGATTTTCGCGTGCCGCGAGCTGGGCATTAAAACCGTCGCCGTCTATTCCGAGGCGGATGAGAACTCGTTGCACGTGCGGTTCGCGGATGAAGACATCTGCATCGGCCCCGCCCGCAGCAGCGACAGCTACCTCAACGTGCCGGCGATCATCAGCGCCGCCGAAATCACCGGCGCCGACGCCCTGCACCCCGGCTACGGCTTTCTCTCCGAGAGCGCCTACCTCGCCGAGGTGTGCGAGGCCTGCCACATCCGCTTCATCGGCCCCGACCCGAGCGTCATTCGCCTGCTCGGCGACAAGGCCAAGGCGCGCCGCGCCATGAAGAAGGCGGGCGTGCCGATGCTGCCGGGCAGCGACGGCCCGGTGGAAAGTGAAGAGCGGGCGATCAAGATCGCCCAGCAAATCGGCTACCCGGTGATCATCAAGGCGGTGGCCGGCGGCGGCGGACGCGGCATGCGCATCGTCAAGAACCCGGGCGAGCTGCCGCACGCGTTCAAGACCGCCCAGCGAGAGGCCGAGTCGGCGTTCGGCGTCGGCGATGTCTACATCGAGAAGTACCTGGATTCGCCGCGCCACATCGAGTTCCAGATTCTCGGCGACCATCACGGCAATGTGGTGCACCTCGGCGAGCGCGAGTGCTCGATCCAGCGGCGGCACCAGAAGCTGCTCGAGGAATCGCCGTCGGTGGCGGTGTCAGAAAAGGTCCGCCGCAAGATGGGCGCCGTGGTCGTCGACGCCGCCCGTGCGGTGCAGTACACCAACGCCGGCACCTTCGAGTTCCTGATGGACGAGAAGGGCAACTTCTTCTTCATGGAAGTGAACACGCGCGTGCAGGTCGAGCACCCGGTCACCGAAATGGTGACGGGCATCGACATCGTGAAGGAACAGATTCGCATTGCCGCCGGCGCCCGGCTTGGCTTCAAGCAGAGCGAAGTGACCTTCACCGGCCATGCCATGGAGTGCCGCATCAACGCCGAGGACCCGGAGACCTTCGTGCCGTCGCCCGGGATGATTCACGCCTTCAGCGTGCCCGGCGGCCCGGGCGTGCGCGTGGACACCGCCGCCCACTCCGAGTGCCTGATTTCGCCGTACTACGACTCGATGGTGGCCAAGGTCATCGTGCATGGCCGCGACCGGCAGGAGGCCATCGCGCGCATGAAGCGCACGCTCGAGATGTCGGTGGTCGAGGGCATCCGGACCACGATCCCGCTGCACCTCAAGATCCTCAGCGATCCCGACTTCATCGCCGGACGGCTCAGCACGCACTTCATGGAGCGCTTTGCCGCCAAGCCCAAGGCCACCAAGCTCGCCGAGACCGCTTAG